A region from the Dendropsophus ebraccatus isolate aDenEbr1 chromosome 1, aDenEbr1.pat, whole genome shotgun sequence genome encodes:
- the LOC138799127 gene encoding regenerating islet-derived protein 4-like, producing MSSSLGFALLGCLILGVSLSEGAPRSACPPGWFFYKSHCYGYFRFRLPWSEAEFECVSYGHGAHLASILDESEASIIASHVAAYSPNVDIWTGLHDPEQNRRWKWNDGSMYNYRAWKNGEPNNLNNVENCGELTIETNFRKWNDAPCSEQNHFVCKYKP from the exons ATGTCATCTTCCTTGGGCTTTGCCCTTCTGGGCTGTTTGATTCTTGGAGTGTCTCTCTCAGAAG GGGCACCTCGTTCTGCATGTCCTCCTGGATGGTTTTTCTACAAATCTCATTGTTATGGATATTTCCGGTTCAGATTGCCCTGGTCTGAAGCTGAG TTTGAGTGTGTCAGTTATGGACATGGGGCACATTTGGCTTCAATCTTAGATGAATCAGAAGCATCCATTATTGCAAGTCATGTGGCCGCTTATTCCCCCAATGTAGATATCTGGACTGGACTTCATGACCCTGAGCAG AACCGTCGCTGGAAATGGAATGATGGATCAATGTATAATTATCGTGCTTGGAAGAATGGAGAGCCTAATAACTTGAATAACGTTGAGAACTGTGGGGAGTTGACCATTGAAACAA ATTTCCGCAAGTGGAATGATGCTCCATGCTCAGAACAAAACCACTTTGTGTGCAAATACAAACCGTAA